A genome region from bacterium includes the following:
- the rpsB gene encoding 30S ribosomal protein S2, which yields MPEVSMKQLLEAGVHFGHQTSRWNPKMKPYIFGARNGIYIIDLQQTVKMLQDATAYVRDLAASGGSLLCVGTKKQAQDAVMEEAERCGAFYVSNRWLGGTLTNFQTVKQSVERLRKLEEMLEDPNQTEGLKKRELLELSRERDRLVHTLGGIKTMRKLPDALFIIDTIKEDIAVKEANKLGIPVVAVVDSNCDPDMIDYRIPGNDDAIRAIRLFCGAIADSVLEGRAVYEERARGVDAPAEPSARPAPTAAVEREFAPETASEGAIE from the coding sequence ATGCCGGAAGTGAGTATGAAGCAGCTCCTGGAGGCCGGCGTGCACTTCGGCCACCAGACGAGCCGCTGGAACCCGAAGATGAAGCCGTACATTTTCGGGGCCCGCAACGGGATCTACATCATCGACCTGCAGCAGACGGTGAAGATGCTGCAGGACGCCACGGCGTACGTGCGCGATCTCGCTGCCAGCGGCGGCTCGCTCCTCTGTGTCGGAACCAAGAAGCAGGCGCAGGACGCCGTCATGGAAGAGGCGGAGCGCTGCGGCGCTTTCTACGTCAGCAATCGCTGGCTCGGTGGAACGCTCACCAACTTCCAGACCGTCAAGCAGAGCGTCGAGCGACTGCGCAAGCTCGAGGAGATGCTCGAGGATCCGAACCAGACCGAGGGCCTGAAGAAGCGCGAGCTCCTCGAGCTCAGCCGCGAGCGCGACCGCCTGGTGCATACGCTCGGCGGCATCAAGACCATGCGCAAGCTGCCGGACGCCCTGTTCATCATCGATACCATCAAGGAAGACATCGCGGTCAAGGAAGCCAACAAGCTCGGCATTCCGGTGGTCGCGGTGGTCGATTCGAACTGCGATCCGGACATGATCGACTACCGCATTCCGGGCAACGACGATGCGATCCGCGCCATCCGCCTGTTCTGCGGCGCGATCGCCGACTCGGTGCTCGAGGGACGCGCGGTGTACGAGGAGCGTGCCCGCGGCGTCGACGCGCCGGCGGAGCCCTCGGCGCGGCCGGCACCGACCGCAGCGGTGGAGCGTGAATTCGCGCCCGAGACGGCGTCGGAAGGGGCGATCGAATGA